The following proteins are encoded in a genomic region of Chryseobacterium cucumeris:
- a CDS encoding T9SS type A sorting domain-containing protein: MKKISLSAFILCTALGASAQELVWQKDIQSSTQDFLSQVTTTIDQQYLITGSSIQSKSQSPAASSQKQNNGYDFHLVKLNQQGQEVWKKYFSGQNHDYLSATVTTQDGGFLLAGTSYSGKGLDKKEDSKGGSDIWLIRINEFADELWQKTLGSSSDEEARAVIQTTDLGFFVAGNVQNSSKGYGSKDVLITKLDKDGKELSQLILGGKGLDEVEKMIPTRDGGALLGMYSRSSSVKTNNQQSKINTNTSTDKPATYNLLSATSKQSDNFGEGDYWVVKLDKNGKVEWEKNFGGKGDDHIRTLALTSTGFIVGGESRSERSGNKTVGLEEGTDLWLIALNERGDEQWQKSYNFKNRDILMGISVISGKQEDGSGKSKGILLGGYTQAEGRVETDDETFWMLYLDQDGNEQWRKHVKGESRKKEERLSDLKLNRDGSIILAGTSAEELGKENWKIVKLGDKQVDQLIEKYDIKIYPNPVSDYAYVEIGFNDLKEADILLYDMSGRQLQNIKTKNKVTKINTQTLVQGAYLVTVKTDNNKTANAKLIKK, from the coding sequence ATGAAAAAAATCTCTCTCAGTGCATTCATTCTATGCACAGCATTGGGCGCATCTGCGCAGGAATTGGTATGGCAGAAAGACATCCAATCTTCTACTCAGGATTTTCTAAGTCAGGTTACAACAACCATTGATCAGCAGTATTTGATCACAGGAAGCTCTATACAGTCTAAAAGCCAATCGCCAGCAGCCAGCAGCCAAAAGCAAAACAACGGTTACGATTTCCATCTGGTAAAACTGAACCAGCAGGGGCAGGAAGTATGGAAAAAATATTTCTCAGGACAAAACCATGATTACCTGTCAGCCACTGTTACCACTCAGGATGGCGGATTTCTTTTGGCCGGAACATCTTATTCTGGAAAAGGATTGGATAAAAAAGAAGATTCTAAAGGAGGATCAGATATCTGGCTGATCAGAATCAATGAATTTGCTGATGAACTATGGCAAAAAACTTTGGGAAGTTCTTCTGATGAAGAAGCCAGAGCGGTAATTCAAACTACAGACTTAGGATTTTTTGTTGCAGGGAATGTCCAAAACTCATCAAAAGGCTATGGTTCCAAAGATGTTTTAATCACAAAACTGGATAAAGACGGAAAAGAACTTTCCCAATTGATCTTAGGTGGAAAAGGGTTAGACGAAGTAGAGAAGATGATTCCAACTAGAGACGGTGGAGCATTACTGGGAATGTATTCGAGGAGTTCATCTGTTAAAACGAATAATCAGCAATCAAAGATCAACACTAATACTTCGACTGATAAACCTGCAACCTATAACCTGTTATCTGCAACCTCAAAGCAGAGCGACAATTTCGGTGAAGGCGACTATTGGGTTGTAAAACTCGACAAAAACGGAAAAGTAGAATGGGAAAAAAACTTTGGAGGCAAAGGAGATGATCATATCAGAACATTGGCATTAACTTCAACTGGATTTATCGTTGGCGGGGAATCCAGATCGGAAAGATCAGGAAACAAAACCGTCGGATTAGAGGAAGGAACAGACCTTTGGCTGATTGCTTTAAATGAAAGAGGAGATGAACAGTGGCAGAAATCTTACAATTTCAAGAACCGTGATATCCTGATGGGAATAAGTGTAATAAGCGGGAAGCAGGAAGATGGAAGCGGGAAGTCTAAAGGCATTCTGTTAGGAGGTTATACTCAGGCAGAAGGAAGAGTAGAAACCGATGATGAGACCTTCTGGATGCTCTATCTTGACCAAGACGGAAATGAGCAGTGGAGAAAACACGTCAAAGGAGAATCCAGAAAAAAGGAAGAAAGACTTTCCGATTTAAAGCTGAACAGAGACGGTTCTATTATTCTGGCTGGAACCAGTGCAGAGGAGCTAGGTAAAGAAAACTGGAAGATTGTGAAACTGGGAGATAAACAGGTTGATCAGTTAATCGAGAAATACGACATCAAGATCTATCCAAACCCTGTTTCAGATTATGCTTATGTGGAAATAGGATTCAATGATCTCAAAGAAGCAGATATACTTTTGTATGATATGAGCGGAAGACAGCTTCAGAATATAAAAACCAAGAATAAAGTAACTAAGATTAATACCCAGACTTTGGTTCAGGGGGCTTATCTGGTGACTGTAAAAACGGATAACAATAAAACGGCGAATGCTAAGTTAATTAAGAAATAA
- a CDS encoding DNA repair protein RecN, translated as MLSRIYIKNFALIDTLEVSLKNGLQVITGETGAGKSIILGALRLILGERADVKSIAKAEEKSVVETEFSLNNQFKKFFIENDLDYELQTIIRREILPSGKSRAFINDVPVTLDILRELSSQLIDIHSQFETSNLFTSEYQFKIIDGLSENKKIIEEYQQEFSEFQTLKLLLKKLKTQLSESNKESGYKEFLLNELEELKLDDVDFEDVQNQLSIQENAGMISENVGQILSRFHQEEIGILSFFNEATNKLSKISEVSTSFAELDERLETTFVELKDIISELEHEAERVEINPENLVYLTDLNNKINALFLKHNVSDLNELIEIRNQLAGDQKGASDLELQIEETEENISQKEKTLQSLAAKLSKNRHKNVPVFIKKAEGLLKKLGLEKAKVDIELHDADEFNPFGKENIQLLFQANSGFPLKPIQTAISGGERSRVMLAVKKIIAESDELPTLILDEIDTGVSGKVAEEIGNLMREMSEDMQLIVISHLAQVAAKGNDNYKVVKQDISGRTQSTIIPLSSEEKLNEIAQLLSGSKITEAALAQAKELIG; from the coding sequence ATGCTTTCGAGAATTTACATTAAAAACTTTGCCCTGATTGATACCCTTGAAGTATCATTGAAGAATGGTTTACAGGTCATTACCGGAGAAACCGGGGCGGGTAAATCGATCATCTTAGGTGCTCTCAGGCTTATTTTAGGTGAAAGAGCAGATGTAAAATCAATCGCCAAAGCTGAAGAAAAAAGTGTGGTGGAAACCGAGTTTTCCCTCAATAACCAGTTTAAAAAATTCTTTATAGAGAACGACCTGGACTATGAGCTGCAGACTATTATCCGAAGAGAAATACTTCCTTCAGGGAAATCGCGGGCATTTATCAATGATGTGCCGGTAACGCTGGATATTCTTAGAGAGCTTTCCTCACAACTGATCGATATCCATTCCCAATTTGAAACATCCAATCTTTTTACTTCAGAATACCAGTTTAAAATTATCGACGGACTTTCTGAAAATAAAAAAATCATTGAAGAGTATCAACAGGAATTTTCTGAGTTTCAAACGCTGAAATTGTTGTTGAAAAAATTAAAGACCCAACTTTCAGAATCTAATAAAGAAAGCGGTTATAAAGAATTTTTGCTCAACGAACTGGAAGAGCTTAAGCTTGATGATGTTGATTTTGAAGATGTTCAGAACCAGCTTTCCATTCAGGAAAATGCGGGAATGATCTCTGAAAATGTAGGCCAGATCTTATCCAGATTTCATCAGGAGGAAATAGGAATTCTGTCATTCTTTAACGAAGCGACCAACAAACTGTCAAAAATTTCCGAAGTTTCTACGAGTTTCGCAGAGCTGGATGAAAGGCTGGAAACCACTTTTGTAGAGCTTAAAGACATCATTTCCGAACTGGAACATGAAGCGGAAAGGGTGGAAATTAATCCTGAAAACCTGGTCTACCTTACCGATCTTAATAATAAAATCAACGCCTTATTCCTTAAACATAATGTTTCAGATCTTAATGAACTGATTGAGATCAGAAATCAGTTGGCTGGAGATCAGAAAGGAGCTTCAGATCTGGAATTACAGATTGAAGAAACAGAAGAAAATATCTCTCAAAAAGAAAAAACACTTCAGAGCCTTGCTGCAAAACTTTCAAAGAACAGACATAAGAATGTTCCTGTTTTTATCAAAAAAGCAGAAGGACTTCTTAAAAAGCTAGGTCTCGAAAAGGCAAAAGTGGATATAGAATTACACGATGCAGATGAATTCAACCCGTTTGGAAAAGAAAATATCCAGCTGTTGTTTCAGGCCAATTCAGGTTTCCCTTTAAAGCCGATCCAAACGGCCATTTCCGGAGGAGAAAGATCAAGAGTAATGCTTGCCGTAAAGAAGATTATTGCAGAAAGCGATGAACTTCCAACCTTGATTCTTGACGAAATAGACACCGGAGTTTCAGGAAAAGTAGCTGAAGAGATCGGAAATCTGATGCGCGAAATGTCCGAAGACATGCAATTGATTGTTATTTCCCACCTTGCACAGGTCGCAGCCAAAGGAAATGATAATTACAAAGTTGTAAAACAGGATATTTCCGGCAGAACACAATCTACTATTATTCCTTTGAGCAGTGAAGAAAAACTGAACGAGATTGCCCAGCTTCTTTCCGGAAGTAAAATTACGGAAGCAGCGCTGGCACAGGCTAAAGAATTAATAGGCTAA
- a CDS encoding DUF4835 family protein produces the protein MKKIISLFFLLFLYTQSFSQELLATVQVNANQLGGSNQQAYKALEKSLRDFINNTSWTGKRLQNFEKIKCAFSIVISERDVNKFKGTIVIQAVRPVYNTTYESPLINLQDQRFGFEYIENESLIFNERQFSGKNLTDVVSFYIYVVLGLDADSFQSMGGSQWYAKAQQIAQNSQNRNYEGWNTINEPRSRSILINEIMNPNWNQLRSTIYTYHRAGLDNLFNQDQTAGKKVIFDALMQLKMYENNFQQAFFFNLFMDTKSDEIFNIFNSGNNGGLILNDLKQTMIILSPKNIDNKWNKWKV, from the coding sequence ATGAAAAAAATTATAAGTTTATTTTTTCTGTTATTTCTATACACCCAAAGTTTTTCTCAGGAGCTGCTGGCAACGGTGCAGGTAAACGCCAATCAGCTGGGAGGAAGTAACCAGCAGGCCTATAAAGCGTTGGAGAAAAGTCTCAGGGATTTTATCAATAACACCAGCTGGACCGGTAAAAGACTTCAGAATTTTGAAAAAATAAAATGTGCTTTTTCTATTGTTATTTCGGAAAGAGATGTTAACAAATTCAAAGGAACGATTGTGATTCAGGCAGTAAGACCTGTGTACAATACAACCTACGAATCTCCTTTAATTAATCTTCAGGATCAGAGATTTGGCTTTGAATATATTGAGAATGAAAGTCTTATTTTTAATGAAAGACAGTTCTCCGGCAAGAATCTTACGGATGTGGTCAGTTTCTATATTTATGTTGTTTTGGGTCTGGATGCAGATAGCTTCCAGTCTATGGGAGGATCACAATGGTATGCGAAAGCGCAGCAGATTGCACAGAATTCCCAAAACAGGAACTATGAAGGCTGGAACACTATCAATGAGCCGAGAAGCCGTTCTATTTTGATCAACGAAATTATGAACCCTAATTGGAATCAGTTACGTTCCACCATTTATACCTATCACAGAGCAGGTCTGGATAACCTTTTCAACCAGGATCAGACTGCCGGGAAAAAAGTCATTTTCGATGCACTGATGCAATTAAAAATGTATGAGAATAATTTCCAGCAGGCATTCTTCTTTAATCTTTTCATGGATACCAAAAGCGATGAAATTTTCAATATTTTCAATTCCGGGAATAATGGAGGGCTGATTCTAAATGATCTTAAGCAAACAATGATCATCCTCTCACCGAAGAATATAGATAATAAGTGGAATAAATGGAAGGTCTAA
- the coaBC gene encoding bifunctional phosphopantothenoylcysteine decarboxylase/phosphopantothenate--cysteine ligase CoaBC, with product MSVSGKKILIAVSGGIAAYKIHFLIRDFVKKGAEVQVIMTPDTENFVTKLSLSTLSKKPVYSDFYSDNGTWNSHVDMALWADVMIVAPCTANTLSKMVHGMCDNLVIATYMSAKCPVFIAPAMDLDMYAHPSTQKNLEQAESFGHIIIPAENGELASGLIGQGRMAEPATIVNAVEHYFNSDIQFRSLEGKTVLITAGPTYEAIDPVRFIGNHSSGKMGFSLAEEASKRGAKVILISGPSSQTINNPNVEVHKVTSAKEMLAKVFEFYDTIDIGIASAAVADYAPKEVAKEKIKKNDENLTIELVKNPDILKTMGEKKTHQFLVGFALETQNEEENAKGKLEKKNLDMIVLNSLRDEGAGFKNDTNKIKIFTRTEKKEFNLKSKDDVAKDILNFVETQLLK from the coding sequence ATGAGTGTTTCCGGTAAAAAAATACTTATCGCTGTCTCCGGAGGAATTGCGGCATATAAAATCCACTTTCTGATCAGGGATTTTGTGAAAAAAGGTGCCGAAGTACAGGTTATTATGACTCCTGATACAGAAAACTTTGTGACGAAACTAAGTCTGTCTACATTATCCAAAAAACCGGTGTATTCGGATTTTTACAGTGATAACGGAACATGGAACAGCCATGTGGATATGGCTCTGTGGGCAGATGTTATGATTGTTGCCCCATGTACGGCCAATACGCTGTCTAAAATGGTTCACGGGATGTGTGATAATCTCGTTATTGCAACCTATATGTCTGCAAAATGTCCGGTATTCATTGCGCCTGCAATGGACCTTGATATGTATGCACACCCTTCTACCCAAAAAAATCTGGAGCAGGCGGAAAGCTTCGGACATATTATTATTCCGGCGGAAAACGGAGAGCTGGCCAGTGGACTGATCGGGCAGGGAAGAATGGCAGAGCCGGCAACAATTGTTAATGCTGTTGAGCATTATTTTAATTCGGATATCCAATTCCGAAGCCTTGAAGGAAAAACGGTTTTAATTACTGCAGGACCTACCTATGAAGCGATAGATCCTGTAAGATTCATCGGAAACCATTCATCCGGTAAAATGGGATTTTCTCTGGCAGAAGAAGCTTCAAAAAGAGGAGCAAAAGTTATTCTGATTTCCGGTCCAAGTTCTCAGACTATAAACAATCCGAATGTTGAAGTTCATAAAGTGACTTCAGCCAAGGAAATGCTGGCCAAAGTATTTGAATTTTACGACACCATAGACATCGGAATTGCCAGTGCGGCAGTAGCGGATTATGCTCCCAAAGAAGTGGCTAAGGAGAAAATCAAGAAAAACGATGAAAACCTGACGATAGAGCTGGTTAAGAATCCCGATATTCTTAAAACAATGGGTGAAAAGAAAACCCATCAGTTTTTGGTAGGATTTGCCTTGGAAACGCAAAATGAAGAAGAAAATGCCAAAGGAAAACTGGAAAAGAAAAACCTGGATATGATTGTTCTGAACTCTCTGCGTGATGAAGGAGCCGGTTTTAAAAATGATACCAATAAAATCAAAATATTTACCAGAACAGAGAAGAAAGAATTCAATCTGAAATCCAAGGATGATGTAGCGAAAGATATTCTCAATTTTGTTGAGACTCAACTTTTAAAATAA
- a CDS encoding DNA-directed RNA polymerase subunit omega produces the protein MSVKDTKAEVNTITYDKDKIEDKVGSIYEAIVIMGKRAEQINAEIRTELHNKLDEFAVHNSTLEEVFENREQIEISKHYEKLPKPTSIAIEEWLNGDVYFRKTEERK, from the coding sequence ATGAGTGTAAAAGATACAAAAGCAGAAGTAAATACAATTACTTACGATAAAGATAAGATTGAAGATAAAGTAGGTTCAATCTATGAAGCTATTGTTATCATGGGAAAGAGAGCAGAGCAGATCAATGCGGAGATCCGTACGGAGCTTCACAACAAACTGGATGAATTTGCCGTTCACAATTCTACATTAGAAGAGGTTTTCGAAAACAGAGAACAAATTGAGATCTCTAAACATTACGAAAAGCTTCCAAAGCCAACTTCAATTGCTATTGAAGAATGGTTAAACGGAGATGTTTATTTCAGAAAAACAGAAGAAAGAAAGTAA
- a CDS encoding outer membrane protein assembly factor BamD — protein MKKYILGLFAVAVITSCVSQQERAMRSADKEFILKAANENFAKKKWKNALALYDRLANLVAGTDDFPNVGFNTAYANYYDKSYKLAGHQFKNFAVSFPKDPRAEEAAYMSALCYYEGSMDYNLDQSSTELAINELQEFLNNYPNSERSKNISQLIDELSYKLEFKAYENARQYYKMGEYKAANVAFDNVLEDFPSTKLRSKIYDYIMKARYELAMKSVYNLKDERIESALTYTKLVEKELPNTEYSKTATDLREKLEKEKQNFAVVKKQTEARMAALTARQKKEAEKLADKDKADQQIKDQISNEKKAMQLQRDSAALKTPPPAATFKIQR, from the coding sequence ATGAAAAAATATATTTTAGGTCTTTTTGCTGTAGCGGTGATTACATCTTGTGTAAGTCAGCAGGAGAGAGCAATGAGAAGTGCTGATAAAGAATTTATCTTAAAGGCAGCTAATGAAAATTTTGCCAAGAAAAAATGGAAAAATGCATTGGCTCTTTACGACAGACTTGCCAATCTTGTGGCGGGAACAGATGATTTTCCTAACGTAGGTTTCAATACAGCTTATGCCAACTATTATGACAAAAGTTATAAGCTGGCAGGACACCAGTTTAAGAATTTTGCAGTAAGTTTTCCAAAAGACCCGAGAGCAGAAGAAGCAGCATATATGTCTGCTTTATGCTACTATGAAGGTTCTATGGATTACAACCTGGATCAGTCGAGTACAGAATTGGCCATTAATGAACTTCAGGAATTCCTGAACAATTATCCCAACTCTGAAAGATCTAAGAATATCAGCCAATTAATTGATGAATTGTCTTACAAGCTGGAATTTAAAGCTTATGAAAATGCAAGACAATACTACAAAATGGGTGAGTATAAAGCAGCAAACGTAGCATTTGATAATGTTCTGGAAGATTTTCCAAGTACAAAGCTTCGTTCAAAAATTTATGATTATATCATGAAAGCACGTTATGAACTGGCGATGAAATCTGTTTATAATCTTAAAGATGAACGTATTGAGAGCGCGCTTACGTATACAAAGCTTGTAGAGAAAGAGCTTCCTAATACAGAATATTCTAAAACTGCAACAGATCTCAGAGAAAAACTGGAAAAAGAAAAACAAAACTTCGCAGTTGTTAAAAAACAAACTGAAGCCAGAATGGCGGCTTTAACGGCAAGACAGAAAAAAGAAGCTGAAAAACTGGCTGATAAGGATAAAGCTGACCAGCAGATCAAAGATCAGATCAGCAATGAAAAGAAAGCAATGCAGTTACAGAGGGACAGTGCAGCACTTAAAACACCTCCGCCGGCAGCGACTTTCAAAATTCAAAGATAA
- a CDS encoding TetR/AcrR family transcriptional regulator, whose protein sequence is MKKKFTEKQIHILDIAEELIAKKGYEGTSVRDICSKANINVAMISYYFGSKEKMMSYLYQYRVLKTRENFSEFADTIKEGKPEMQLREMIKYIVSQLFKYNYFHGFVTQELRHTENLKDELLDFYQLFVKKLDEVIKKGVASGVFTFTPKPEDILTMIIGSTLFVIRNKNFYELYVPSKNEETYAKEAEKKVRMNLLLSVFAILGYAAD, encoded by the coding sequence ATGAAAAAAAAATTTACAGAAAAACAGATTCACATACTGGATATTGCAGAAGAGCTTATCGCGAAGAAAGGATATGAGGGAACTTCTGTAAGAGATATTTGTTCTAAAGCGAATATCAACGTCGCCATGATTTCTTATTACTTCGGTTCTAAAGAGAAAATGATGTCTTATCTCTATCAGTACAGAGTATTGAAAACAAGAGAGAATTTTTCAGAATTTGCGGATACCATCAAAGAAGGTAAACCTGAAATGCAGCTGCGGGAAATGATCAAGTACATCGTTTCTCAGCTTTTCAAGTATAATTATTTCCATGGTTTTGTAACCCAGGAGCTTCGTCATACGGAGAATCTTAAAGATGAACTGCTGGATTTCTATCAGCTATTCGTGAAAAAACTGGATGAAGTCATTAAAAAAGGTGTTGCATCAGGTGTTTTTACTTTTACACCCAAACCTGAAGATATTCTTACCATGATCATCGGATCCACTTTATTTGTCATCAGGAATAAAAATTTCTATGAACTCTATGTTCCGAGCAAAAATGAGGAAACCTATGCCAAAGAAGCTGAGAAAAAGGTGAGAATGAATCTTTTATTAAGTGTTTTTGCTATTTTGGGATACGCTGCAGACTAA
- a CDS encoding TatD family hydrolase, which yields MEFFDFHHHKKYIRNGIYNLNIEQIPPDSPYSIGIHPQDIDVAHLEQQFSWMEDTMFQNCFAIGECGLDSLVSIDQKIQEEVFLRQIKIANEVEKPMIIHCVRKFYEVISLGKKAEQPMIIHGFNKKRQIAEDLLANNFYLSFGKAVLYNLSLQDIVKNTPLNKFFLETDNEDFNIGELYLKVSEIKEISLGQLNEQILENLHTIKNG from the coding sequence ATGGAATTTTTTGATTTTCATCATCATAAGAAATATATCAGAAATGGAATTTATAATCTGAACATAGAGCAAATTCCTCCTGACTCTCCTTATTCTATCGGAATTCATCCCCAGGATATTGATGTTGCCCATCTCGAACAACAGTTTTCATGGATGGAAGACACAATGTTTCAAAACTGTTTTGCTATCGGTGAATGTGGTTTGGATTCTTTGGTTTCTATTGATCAGAAAATCCAGGAAGAAGTTTTTTTAAGACAGATAAAGATAGCCAATGAAGTCGAAAAACCTATGATCATTCATTGTGTCAGAAAATTTTATGAGGTCATTTCTTTGGGGAAGAAGGCCGAACAGCCCATGATCATTCATGGTTTTAATAAAAAACGTCAAATTGCAGAAGATCTTCTTGCCAATAATTTTTACCTGAGTTTTGGAAAAGCTGTTTTGTATAATTTATCTTTGCAGGATATTGTGAAAAACACTCCATTAAACAAATTCTTTTTAGAAACTGACAATGAAGACTTTAATATCGGAGAATTGTACCTTAAAGTTTCGGAAATAAAAGAAATTTCTCTGGGGCAACTTAATGAACAAATTTTAGAAAATTTACATACAATAAAAAATGGATAA
- a CDS encoding ThiF family adenylyltransferase: MDKYWLERTELLIKEDGLDKLIKANVLVVGLGGVGSFAAEFLARAGVGNMTIVDGDTVDITNINRQLPALHSTVGKHKVEVVAERLLDINPQLNLIRINEFLNPERMDEILDSGKFDYVLDCIDSVTPKICLIKAARRRKIKIVSSMGAGGKTDPSMVMVRDISKTHNCFLAKQVRKRLKKEKINKGIRCVFSNEIQKEESLKMTDGSNFKKSFYGTISFIPAIFGLYAAAEVINHLVKKMKD; the protein is encoded by the coding sequence ATGGATAAATACTGGCTGGAAAGGACTGAACTTTTGATAAAGGAAGATGGATTGGATAAGCTCATCAAGGCCAATGTGCTTGTAGTAGGCTTAGGAGGAGTAGGTTCTTTTGCTGCAGAATTTCTTGCCAGGGCCGGCGTAGGAAATATGACCATAGTGGATGGAGACACCGTAGATATTACAAATATCAACAGACAGCTTCCTGCCTTACATTCTACTGTTGGCAAACATAAAGTAGAGGTTGTAGCTGAAAGGCTTCTTGATATCAATCCACAACTTAATTTAATCAGGATCAATGAGTTTCTGAATCCTGAGAGAATGGATGAAATCCTTGATTCCGGAAAGTTTGATTATGTACTTGACTGTATTGACAGTGTAACTCCAAAAATCTGTTTAATAAAAGCTGCCAGAAGAAGAAAGATCAAGATTGTAAGTTCTATGGGAGCCGGAGGAAAAACAGATCCTAGCATGGTGATGGTAAGGGATATCAGTAAAACCCACAACTGTTTCCTTGCAAAGCAGGTAAGAAAAAGGCTTAAGAAAGAAAAAATCAATAAAGGAATCAGATGTGTATTCTCCAATGAAATTCAAAAGGAGGAAAGCTTAAAAATGACTGACGGAAGCAATTTCAAAAAATCATTCTATGGCACCATTAGCTTTATTCCTGCAATTTTCGGATTGTATGCAGCCGCTGAAGTGATTAATCATTTAGTGAAAAAGATGAAAGATTAA
- the rnpA gene encoding ribonuclease P protein component, producing MQNFKYPRAEKLKKNTEISLLFEKGKWRTSGNLRIIVLKDKPNLPVEAARFGVSVSKRYFKRAVHRNRIKRLLRECYRLNKDLFRQAFGEKSMAMLFWVSSEMPPKFQDVEAQFIKLCEAQKK from the coding sequence ATGCAGAACTTCAAATACCCAAGAGCGGAAAAGCTCAAAAAAAACACGGAAATCAGTTTGCTTTTTGAGAAAGGCAAATGGAGAACGAGTGGAAATCTAAGGATCATTGTTCTGAAAGATAAACCTAACCTTCCGGTAGAAGCTGCAAGATTCGGAGTTTCTGTTTCTAAAAGATACTTTAAAAGAGCTGTGCACAGGAATCGCATCAAGAGGCTGCTGAGAGAATGTTACCGCCTGAATAAAGATCTTTTCAGGCAGGCCTTTGGAGAAAAATCTATGGCAATGCTGTTTTGGGTTTCTTCTGAGATGCCACCGAAATTCCAGGACGTGGAGGCACAGTTTATCAAGCTTTGTGAAGCTCAAAAAAAGTAA
- a CDS encoding DUF4126 domain-containing protein yields MLDNVPYFSYIISAFIGIGLAAATGFRVFLPMFVVSLASYFNWIPMNEHFEWLAGLPTLITTGIATVIEILAYYIPFVDHLLDTVSIPMATVAGSILFASQFAELGTFPQWALALIAGGGTAATISSGFAGIRAASTATTGGLGNSMVGTTETAGAGIMSVLAMAAPVIAAIFAIITLIVVIVFGRKAWKKIRSSKGTSQKV; encoded by the coding sequence ATGTTAGACAATGTTCCCTATTTTTCTTATATAATCAGTGCTTTTATCGGTATTGGACTGGCGGCAGCTACAGGCTTCCGGGTATTCCTTCCCATGTTTGTTGTAAGCCTTGCTTCTTATTTTAACTGGATTCCGATGAATGAGCATTTTGAATGGCTTGCGGGTCTCCCTACGCTTATTACAACAGGAATAGCTACTGTTATTGAGATCCTTGCTTATTACATCCCTTTTGTAGATCATTTACTGGATACTGTTTCCATACCTATGGCGACTGTTGCTGGTTCCATATTATTTGCCAGTCAGTTTGCTGAACTTGGGACTTTTCCACAATGGGCACTGGCATTGATTGCCGGAGGAGGTACGGCAGCTACGATCAGCTCCGGATTTGCAGGAATAAGGGCTGCCTCTACTGCTACTACAGGAGGTTTGGGAAATTCCATGGTAGGAACAACGGAGACGGCAGGTGCCGGTATAATGTCTGTTCTTGCGATGGCAGCACCGGTTATCGCCGCAATATTTGCCATCATTACATTAATTGTTGTTATCGTATTCGGGCGAAAGGCCTGGAAAAAAATAAGAAGTAGTAAAGGTACTTCTCAGAAAGTATAA
- a CDS encoding LptE family protein — protein sequence MDFKIKNISLKQSLFTGMLFALLGVLNSCYSFTGSSLTDEKTVQINEFPNNAPLVNPALSQQFSTAIQNRFLQRTTLKGTKENPDILIEGEITDYSITPTTISSNTQTNPSGGVIQQAQNKLTITVKVHYENKIHPDASFDRTYSDEAAFNSDVSLSQIEDQQVKLVTDRIINKIFNDIVANW from the coding sequence ATGGATTTTAAAATTAAAAATATAAGCCTGAAACAATCATTATTTACGGGAATGCTCTTTGCGTTGCTGGGAGTTTTAAATTCATGCTACAGTTTTACGGGATCGTCTCTTACAGATGAGAAAACAGTTCAGATCAATGAATTTCCCAATAATGCACCGCTGGTAAATCCTGCATTATCACAACAGTTTTCTACAGCAATACAAAACAGATTCCTTCAAAGAACAACTTTGAAGGGAACGAAAGAAAATCCGGATATCCTGATTGAAGGAGAAATTACAGACTATTCCATTACGCCTACCACCATCAGCTCCAATACCCAGACCAACCCTTCTGGTGGAGTGATTCAACAGGCACAGAATAAACTTACGATTACGGTAAAGGTACATTATGAAAATAAAATCCATCCGGATGCAAGTTTTGACAGAACGTATTCTGATGAAGCCGCTTTCAACAGTGATGTATCCTTAAGTCAGATCGAAGACCAGCAGGTAAAACTGGTAACAGATAGAATTATTAACAAGATATTTAACGACATTGTAGCGAACTGGTAA